The sequence GAGAGGCACCGCCCGCGCAACAGGGGGTCTTCCTGGTGTCTTCGTCCGGCTTCAATCTGTCCCGCTCGCGGTGGCTGCTCGTCGCGGTGCTGGCGCTGTCCATGGCCTGTGAGCGCAGCCAGCCTCCCGCGCCGCCGCCTCCTCCTCCCGTGGTCGCGAAGGCCAGCACCCCGGCTCCGGAGCCCGAGGATCCCATCTTCCCAGAGGCCCCGCCGCCTCCTCCGCCCGCTCCGCCCGCCCCGCCGCCCGAGCCCCCGAAGGCCACGGGCGATCTGGCCGCCATCCGTGGCGGTGGAACGCTCCGCGTGCTCGTGGAGGGCACGGACGAGGACTTCCTGCCGCGCCAGGGCATGCCCAAGGCGCAGGACCGGGCCCTGCTGGAGCGCTTCGCCGAGAAGCAGGGGCTCGCCGTGGAGTTCATCCAGGCGCCGGCCTTCGACCAGCTCATCCCCATGCTGCGCGAGGGCCGGGGGGATCTCATCGCCGCCGACCTGACGGTGACGCCCGCCCGCGCCAAGGAGATCGCCTTCACCCGCCCGCTCCGGGTGGTGAGCGAGTTCGTCGTCGGCAAGCGCGGCGCGGCGGAGCTGCCTCGGAAGCCGGAGCAGCTCGCGGGCCGCACCGTCCATGTGCGCGAGAGCAACTCCTTCGTCGACTCGCTCCGGGAGCTGGCCCAGGGCAAGGCTTCCGGGCTCGTCATCGCGCCGGTGCCCGAGTCCACCGAGACCGAGGAGATCGTCTATCAGGTGTCTCGTGGCGAGCTTCCTCTCACGGTGGCCGACAGCCACCTGCTCACCGCCATCGAGGCCTACAACCCGGACGTGGAGCGGCTCTTCCCCATCGCCGAGGGCCGGCAGATCGCCTGGGCCGTCCGCCAGGAGAACCCCGGGCTGAAGCTCGCCCTGGACTCCTTCATCACCGAGCACGTCCTCACCGAGTACGCCTCCGAGCGCTTCACGGGCGATCTCGCGGCCATCCGCAAGCGCGGCGTGCTGCGCGTCCTCACCCGGAACAACCCCATCACCTACTTCCTGCACCGGGGCGAGCAGTACGGCTTCGACTTCGAGCTGGCCCGGGCCGCCGCCGAGGAGATGGGCGTGCGGCTGGAGATCGTCGTGCCCCCCTCGCGCGATCTGCTCATCCCCTGGCTCAACGAGGGCAGGGGAGACGTCATCGCCGCCTCGCTCACCGTCACGCCCGAGCGCTCGGCGGAGGTGGCCTTCTCGCGCCCCTACCTCTTCGTGGAGGAGGTGCTCGTGCAGCGCGCCAGCGGACCCAAGCTGGCTTCGCTCGCCGAGCTGAAGGGCCAGAAGATCCACGTCCGCGCCTCCTCCAGCTACCACTCCACGCTGCTCGCGCTCCAGAAGACCCATGGGCCCTTCGAGATCGTCCAGGAGCCGGAGGACCTCGAGACGGAGGCGCTGCTCGACCGGGTGGCCGAGGGCGAGATCCCCTTCACCGTCGCCGACAGCCACCTGCTCACCGCCGAGCAGTCCTACCGGGACGGGCTCGAGGCCGCGTTCCCGCTCCCCGTGGAGGGCGCTCCCGCGAGCAAGGAGGGCTCCCGGGGCATCGCCTTCGCCGTGCGCAAGGACGCGACGAAGCTGCGCGGCTTCCTGGATGGCTTCGTGAAGAAGATGTACCGCGGCACCCTCTACAACATGTGGCGCAAGCGCTACTTCGAGAACTCGCGCCGCGTCACCGAGGCCAAGGTGGAGCGCGTGGAGGTGTCCGGCACCCTGTCGCCGTATGACTCGATCTTCCAGTCGTACTCGTCCCGCTACGGCATGGACTGGCGGCTGATGGCCGCGCAGGCGTACCAGGAGAGCCGCTTCAACCCCAAGCTCAAGAGCTGGGTCGGCGCCATCGGCCTGTTCCAGGTGATGCCCGCCACCGGCCGCCAGCTCGGGTTCCGCAAGCTGGAGGACCCCGATGAGGGGACGCACGCGGGCGTCATGTACATGCAGCAGCTCGTGAACCGCTTCGAGCCCGGCATCCCCTTCAAGCACCGGCTGCGCTTCGCGCTGGCCTCCTACAACGCCGGCTACGGCCATGTGCAGGACGCGCGGCGCATCGCCAGGGAGAAGGGGTGGAACCCGGACAAGTGGTTCGGGCACGTGGAGAAGGCCATGCTCCTGCTCGAGCGGCCCCAGTACTACCGCCGCGCCCGCTACGGCTACTGCCGTGGCTCCGAGCCGGTGAAGTACGTCTCGGAGATCCAGAACCGCTACGTCAGCTACGTCGATCTGATCCCTCACTGAATGACCGAGCCCCTCACCTCGAAAGGCCCCACCGCGCGGGACCAGGAGCGCCACGCGGCGGAGGCCCCACCGCCTCAGCGGACGCTGCTCCAGCCCGGAGCGGAGGTGCTGGCGATGCTCGTGCGTCGGGGTTTCCAGCCCTCCCTGGCCACCCTGGATCTCCCTTTCCCTCCCGACGTGGACGGCGCCCTCGCCGAGCGCCTGGCGGAGCGGCTCAGCCACTACGCCTTCCGGCTCTTCCTTCGCGGCGCCATCCTCCGGCGTGGGAGCTTCCTCCCCGAGGAGGCCTCGAAGTACGTGGAGGCCGCTCGAGCCACCGAGATGGTCGAGGAGCTGGTGGAGCTGGGGCTCGCCGTGCGTGAGGAAGGCGGGCGCTACCGGCTGCTGCACCCGGTCCGCACCTTCGGAGGCACGCTGGAGTGGTACGTGGCTCGCGAGCTGCGGGGACGCCTGGGCTTCGACGTGGCGGTGGGCGTGAAGTTCCACGCTCCCGAGGTGGGCGGAGACCTCGACGTGGTGGCCGCCGCCGAGGGCCGGCTCCTCTATCTGGAGATGAAGTCCTCGCCCCCCAAGCACCTGGCGCCGGACGAGGTGGCCGCGTTCTTCCGACGCGTCCGGGCGCTGCGGCCCCACCTGGCGATCTTCGTCATGGACACGGCCCTGCGCCTCTCCGACAAGGTCCTGCCCCTGCTCCAGGCCGAGCTGAGCGCTCCCGCTCCAGAGCCCCGCCGCGTGCTGCGCGAGGTGTGGGCCCTGACTCCGTACCTTTATGTAGTGAACGCGAAGCAGGACCTGATGACCAACGTAGGCATCGCCATCGCCGAAGGATGGCGTGCGCTCTCTCCTCCTCCTCCCTAGGTTTCCGCCCTGGAGTAGGGTGCGCCGTCCGGTCAGTCGGGGCCGGCACAGGGGGAGTCAGCCATGGAATTCCACAGGGGTCGTCTGTTCGATCACGTTCACTTGAAGGTCCGCGATATCGAGGCGAGCAAGCGCTTCTACCGGGCCGTCTTCGAAGCGCTGGGCATTCCCTTCGGTGGAGAGCGCCCGGGCGCGTTCTGGGCCGATGAGTTCTACGTCAGCGCGGAGGAGCCGGTGACCCAGAAGATGCACCTGGCCTTCCAGGCCAAGGACCGGGAGACGGTGCACCGCTTCCACGCCGCCGCGCTCGCGGGAGGAGGGCGCGACAACGGCGGACCGGGCGAGCGCCACTACCACCCGGGCTACTACGCCGCCTTCGCGCTCGACCCGGATGGCAACAACATCGAGGCCGTCTTCCACGGGCCCTCGCGGCGCTCGGCGGAGTCCATCGTCGTGACTCCCGGGGGCTGAGCCCCGCGCACGAAGTCCCTCGGGCTCCGCTCAGGCGCGGGGCCCGGGGTTGGGCGGCGCCTGGGCGATCAGCGTGCGGATGTGCTCGGGATCGAAGGGCTTGTCGATGCGCGGGAAGGGCACCGTCTGAAGGAAGGTGCGCGCGCGCTCCGTGAAGCTGCCGCCCGTCATGAAGACGAACCGGTCCAGGCAGTCCTTCTGGCGGGACGCCAACGCCTCGTACACGTCCATGCCCGTGAGGTCCGCCATCATCAGATCGCAGAAGATGCGATCGAAGGCGTCGTCCTTCTCCAGCAGCGCCAGCGCCTCCCGCCCGCTCTGCACCACCACCACCTCGTGCGAGCGGCCGATGATGCGCTTGAACACCGCGGCGATGCCCGGCTCGTCGTCGATGACCAGCACCCGCTTGGGACGGGACGCTCGCGCCGCCGACATGGGCGTCAGCAGCGGCGCCGGCTGCGTGCTCGTCGGCAGCACCACCCGGAACGTGCTCCCCACGCCCGGCCGGCTCGTGGCGCTCATCTCCCCCTTCATGCTCTGCACCAGCCCCAGGCAGATGGACAGCCCCAGCCCCATGCCGTCGCCCACGTTCCGCGTGGTGAAGAAGGGCTGGAAGGCGCGCTCCAGCACCTCCGGCGTCATGCCGCGGCCCGTGTCGCTCACCTCCACCACCACCCGCCCGTTCTCCATCCGCGTGGTGATGGTGATGCGGTGGCGCGCCACGTCCCCCTCGGGGATGGCCTGCGCGGCGTTCATCAGCAGGTTGAGGAACACCTGCCCCAGCTTGGCCTCGTTGCCCAGCACCGTCGGCACCGGGTTGTAGCGCCGGTCCACCTGCGCCCGGTGGCGGATGTGCGGCATGGCCATGGAGATGCTGAACTCCAGCGCCTCGCGCACGTCCACAGGCCCCAGCAGCGACTCGTCCGCCCGCGCGAAGCGCTTCAGGTCCGTGAGGATGGCCCGGATGCGCTCGGCCCCCGCGCGCGCGTCCTTCAGCGCCTCGAGCGGCTCCTGGAGCACCTCCGTGTCCGGCAGTGGCTCCGACAGCCCTCCCAGGTACTCCATGGCGAAGTGCAGGTTGCCGATCACGAAGGACAGCGGGTTGTTGATCTCGTGCCCCACGCCCGCCGCGAACTGCCCGGCCACCGCCAGCTTCTCCGACTGCACGAGCTTCTCCTGCGCCGCGAGCAGCTCCTTCGCGCGGTGCTGCGCCAGCGCCTCCGCCTCCAGGCGCAGCGAGTATTCCCGGGCCAGCAGCGCGTCGCGCTCGGCCTCCAGCTTCTTCTGCTCGCCGATCTCCCGGAAGAAGGCGGACATGCCCTGCCCCGAGGGATAGGCGTGCACCTCGAACCAGCGGTTCGGCGGCAGCTGGACCTCGAAGTGCGCGGGGACCCGCTCCGCCATGATGCGGCGGAAGGCCTGATCCCGCGGCGGCGCCGTCAGCAGCGGGAGCATCTGCCACAGGCTGCGACCCAGCATCTGCTCGCGCGACGTGCCGGAGATCTCCTCGGTGCGCTCGTTGACGTAGGTGAAGTTCCAGTTCGCGTCCACCGAGAAGAAGGCACCCGGGTTTCCCTCCAGGATCTCCACCATGCGGTTGCGCGTCTGCTGCAGCGCCTCCTCGGTCCGCCGCGAGGAGCTGATGTCCCGAAAGCGCGCGATGAGGAAGCCCCGGAGCTTCATCGCCGTACAGTGGAGCCAGCCCTCGCCCCGGCTGTCCGCACGGGCCGCGGACAGCTCCGCCGTGACGGACTGGCCCGACGCCTCCGCCGCGCAGAGCACCGCCAGCCAGCCCACCGCGTCACGCTCCGGCAGGAGCTTGCGGAGCCGCTGTCCGCTCAGCCCCCCCGGGGTGGGGCCCAGGATGGACTCGGCGGCCGGGTTGGAGTGGATGCACTCGAAGTCCGTGATCGTCCCCTCGGGGTCGCGCAGGGGCGACAGGAACAGGCTGCCCTCGGGAGAGACGCGCTCGGCCTCCATGAGCGCGCGCAACAGCGTGGTGTCCTCGATGGTGTCCGACGCGAGCTGTGGTTTGGTTGAGGCGGACATCACGGTTCTCCAGCCGAGAGGATACGGTCCCCGGACGGTCGGGTGGACCCCTTGGCCTGAACACTGCTCCCCATTGGAGGAGCCTACTCCACCCACGGCACGCTGGGATGCTCGAAACCCAGACATCCAGGCAGGAGAGCGAGGGAAATCATTAGAAGAGATGTGAGTATTTCTCCGAGTGAAGTAGGAGGGCTCCAGGGACGCTGGGGCCTCAAAGCAGAGAGGGCCCCCAGGTCTTCCCCGGGAGCCCTCTCTTGGACTGGCGTCACCGCACCCGGCCACGCTGACCGGTCAGGTCAGCGCGGGAGGCGGATGTTCCTCAGCGGTCCGCCCGGCGGCCCTGCGTCGCCCGGGTCGGCGTGGACTTCGTGGGCGTGGACTTCGCCAGCGGCGCGGAGACCGTGAAGACCAGGTCGTCGCGGTCGTTGTAGCTGCCCGAGACGCAGGTGCCCGCCGAGCCACCATACCGGAAGCCGGCGCGGAGGGCCTGCTGGCCGGTGGCCGAGGCGTTCAGCGTGAAGGTGTGGCTGAAGGTGTAGAAGCCGCGCGTGGAGGGGCAGGCCAGCGACGTGGCCAGCGCCGTCCAGGTGGGCGAGGCCGCCGTGGGGTTCGTCGCGTAGTACAGGTCCAGCCTGTCCGTGGAGTCATAGCACCACACCCTCACGTCCACCTTCACCTGCTTGCCCGGGGCGAGGGTGCCCTCGTCCGTGCTCTTCAGGCTGATCTGCTCGAGGCTCTCGTCCGTCTGGTAGGTGCCGGAGTTGCCATCGGCGCAGGTGCTGCCCAGGGTGTTGGGCCGGTTGGTCTCGTTGCCGCTGGTCATCGTGCCACGGCCCTTGATGGCGGTGGTGCCGGTGTCACAGCCGCACGCGGCGGTGCAGCTCGGGACCTTGAGCGTGGCGTTGTAGGTGGCCACCTGCGGCGTGCAGAGGTTCGCCGTGGTGAAGCTGGAGGCGCCGCTGTAGGTGCCCGCGCCGCAGGTGTCCTTGGCGCGCGCCCGCCAGTAGTAGGTGGTGTTGGCGTTCAGCGCCGGGGAGACGGCCCAGGTGCTGGCCGCCGCCGCCGTGTTGGCCGCCACCACGTTGGTGAAGGCCGAGTCGGTGGCCACCTGCACCTCGTAGGCGGAGGCGCCGGTGACGTCCGTCCAGTCCAGGGTCGCCGTGGCCGAGACGCCGGTGGCGCCGTTGGCGGGGGCGGACAGGGTGGGCGCCGCGAGCACCGTGCAGCCGCGCGTGGTGAAGCTGCGGGCCGAGGACCAGGCGCTGGCGCCGCCGCAGCTGTTGGCCGCGCGCACACGCCAGTAGAAGGTGGAGTTGGCGGCCAGGGCCGGCGCCGCCGTCCAGGTGCTGGCCGTCAGCCCGGAGGCCGAGGCCACCACGCTGGCGAAGGCCGAGTCGCTGGCCACCTGCACGTCGTAGGTGGCGCCCGACACGTCCGCCCAGTCGAGCACCGCGGCGAAGTCCACGCCGGTGGCGCCGCTGGCCGGGCTGGCCAGGGCCGGAGCGGAGGGCGCGGTGCAGGACGGCGTCGCGCAGACGCAGGTGCTGGCCTCGCCGTAGCAGGCGGCGTTCGAGGCGGCGCCGACGATCGAGTAGCAGTACTGCCGGCCGTTGGCGACCTCGCTGTCGGTGTAGGTGGTGCCCGTCACCGTGGCGACCTTGGCCTTGCCGAAGTTGCAGCCGGCGAAGCCCTCGGTCTTCATCACCCAGTACTGCGAGGCGCCGCTGGTGGTCGTCCAGCTCAGGGACACCTGGCCGTCACCCGGGGTGGCCGTGGCGGAGGGCGCCGCGGTGGGGCCGCCCGCGCAGCCGCTGTTCACCGGCGCCGGGGTGTTGCAGGCGATGTTGTGGCGGTTGAAGGCCGCGTAGATGGCGGACATGTGCGGCGTGCCGTCGTTCAGGTTGCCGTTGTCGTCGTCCGCCGCCAGCCAGGACATGTAGCCGTTGGTGGCGCCGCAGCCGTTGGAGGTGCCCGCGGTGCAGTCGCACGAGTGCCACGTGCCCACGTTGCCGCTGCCCTGGTAGAAGATCTTGTTGGCGACGATGAAGGCGGTGTTCGAGTCGTAGTTGAACGGCGCCGCGCGCAAGTCCCGCGCGACGAGATCCCAGGCGGCCTGGCGCGCCGGAGCGGCGGCGCAGTGCACCTGGCGGCCGCAGGGGCCCGTGCTGGAGCTGCACCGCGGGCAGACGTGGTTCTGCGGGGTGTCCGGGGTGTTGTCCGAGTGCTTCGCCCAGTCGGCGTCACGCACGCCGGAGCACTGCGTGGCGCAGTGGGCCGCGCCCGTCTGCGCCTCGTTCACGTTGTAGCCCGAGCCGTCCGGCGTCTGGCCGCAGCCCTTGTCGGAGGTGTGGAAGAAGCCGTAGCCCACGCACGAGGTCTGCAGGCGGTAGATGGCCGCGATGTCCGCGTAGCCCTCGCTGGAGTTGCTCAGCGTGCCGTTGGAGTCGAAGTCGTCCATGCCGTGGCCCCACTCGTGGTCGAACACGGCGCCGATCTCGCCCGTGTTCCGGCAGCCGCCGCCGCTCTTGTAGAAGTTGACGGTGGAGCCGTTCCAGAAGGCGTTGCACGTGCTGGAGAGGTTGACGTTGGAGGTCAGCACGCCCTGGAGCCAGGTGTTGTTGGGCAGCCAGCCGCGGGCCTGCTCCTTGAGCTTGTTGAGCTCATAGAAGGAGGAGCGCGCCGCCGCGGTGTTGCCCGCGCCGCCACCGCCCGTGGTGCAGTCGTGGTTGCCGTTGACGCCGCCCAGGTTCATGTTGCCCGTGGCGGAGCTGAAGCTCACGGAGCCGCACGAGTCGGCGATCTTCACGTACTTGCCGGACAGCGTCGTGGTGGCCGTGCCGGAGGTGTAGCTGTAGACGCCGGCGCCGTCCGTGTAGTTGTTCGGCGAGGCCAGGCCCGTGTTGGCCCAGGGCATCGGCGAGTTCGGCTGCATCGTGCCGCACGTCTCGTTCGAGGCGCACACCTCGATGTTGGTGGACGGGTAGACGCCGCCGGTGATGCTGGCGTCCAGGTAGTGGTTGTCGTCCTCGATGGCGAGCACCTCGTTGGTCTGCGCATCCACCGTCACCTTCCAGCGCTCGTTCTCCCCGGGGCGCTGGAAGCCGTAGGTCCACACCAGGGCGTGGGTGTAGCCCTGGCCGAAGCTGCCTACGAACGTCTGGCCCTTGGACACGTCCGCGCGGGCCAGGGGGGCGATCTCGAGCGTGGGCTGCTTCCACAGCTCGCCCGGCGTCTCGAACAGGCCCAGGTAGTCACCGGCGCTGCCCATCGCCTGCTGCGCCGACATCACCGGCCTGGTGGACAGCTTCGGGTGGGCCCAGGCCTCGGTGCCCAGGAGGATGAGGTTGCCGTGGCTGATGACGGCCGCCACGCGCGCCTCGCGCACCGGCACCCCGTTCACCTGCTGCGGGATGTGGACGTGCCACAGGTGCTCCGTCACCGCCGTCACGCGCGGCTCGCCCAGGTGCAGCGGGTCCACGCCGATGGCCGGCGCGTTGTCCGCGATGAACTTGACGATGAGGTCGGCCACCACCGCCTCGTCCACCTGCGCCACGGCGCGGCCGAGCTGCTGGCGCACGCTCTGCAGCGTCACCTTGTTGCCCACGCCGTCTCCCGGGATGAGCGGAATCACGCCCTGGATGGCGGTGGCGGCGCCCGTGCGCGGATCCACGTACACGTGGAAGTCCCGGCCGTTGCGCGCGAAGAAGTCGTTCCACGCACTGGCGCTCACCGCGGACATCCTCGTCTGCATGTCCTGGAGCGGCTCGTTGGTGATGGGCAGGTAGAGCTCCGGCTTGAAGAAAGCCTTGCTCGACAGCGTGCTCGGAGTGGGCTGCGGGGGAACGATCGCCTGGCTCGACACCGACAACAGCAGTGCGAGACAGGCAAGCAACTTCGCGACATGGCGCATACGGCGCTCCTGATGGGGGATACGAGACAGGGACCGGAGGTGACTTCCCCAAGACCAGGCGGCGCAGGACGAAGGCTGGAAGAGAATTGCCGCCAAAAGCCTGATTCGGGGGCAGCCTCTCTAAACTAGAAACCTATGCCAGACAAGGACTAGCAGTGCGCGCCGCAATCACTTGCAGTTGAGCTCAAGTTTTCGGCCAGATCTGTACCCAGTCATCCTGGATGAGCTTGCCGCCCGTCCTCTCCGTGGTGCCGCTGGCCGAGAAGGAGCGGGGCTCGCGCAGCGCCAGCACTCCGGCCTCGAGCCAGAGGAGGAGCAGGGCGGCGGCGGCGAGCGCGGGCAGCTTGCCGGCGAGGCCGGGGCGGCGGGAGGCCAGCACCTTCGCGGGCAGGAGCAGCAGCGGGAGCAGGGCCGGGAAGATGGCCAGCAGCCCTCGCGCGTAGCCGAAGAAGGCCAGGGTGATGAGCAGGCGGTGCAGCACCACGAGGGTGAAGAGGCTGAAGGCGCGGTGGGGCGCGCGTAGCGAGAGCGCCGCCCCGAGCAGCAGCAGCAGCGTGAGCGGCCACTTGAGCCAGGTGCTCTCGGGCACGAAGACGTCCACGGGAGGCCGGGCGCCGCGCAGCCCCGAGGGGAAGTCGGAGGCCCCGAGCCCCAGGCTCAGCCCGTCCAGCCAGCGGTCCAGCTTGCGCAGGAGCAGGGGGGCCGCGTCGCCGGGGTGCTCGGCCATCCAGCGCAGGCCCTCCGCGTAGCCGTGGAGCAGCAGGCGGCGCTGGGCCGGGTTGGCCACGTCGAGGTTGCCGCTCACGCCGAGCTGGTTGATGACGTCCGGCGTGAAGCCGCCCGTGGCCTGGGCGTTGTTCGCCATGGCGAAGTTGATGGGCCCGTACACGGTGACCAGGGTCAGCTCCGGGAGCGGCTCGAGGTCCGGGTTGCGCGCGTTGAGCTCCTGGAGCACCCGCGCGTTGCGCACGCTCCACGGGGCCAGCACCGCCAGGCAGACGGCCCCCGCCACCGCCCAGCGGACGAGCTGGGGCTTCCAGGGCACCTGCCGCTCCCGGTCGAAGGCGACGTAGGCCAGGAGGAAGGGCCAGAGGTAGAGGTGCTCGGCCCGCGTCAGCGAGCCCAGGCCCATGATGGCGCCCAGGAGCACGGCGGCTCCCCACGTGAGGCCTCGGGTGGACTGGAGCACGAGCCAGCACGTGGCGGAGAGGAAGAGCGCGTACAGCACCTCGTTGCTGTACGTGGTGGAGAGCAGCAGCCAGCCGAAGCTCGCCGAGAAGAGCCCCGCGGCGAGCAGGCTCCAGCCCGTGCCCAGCACCCGGCGCCACCACCAGAAGGAGAACGCCACCGTGGCCGAGTTCAGCACCGCGAGGCTCAGCTTGTAGGGGAAGGCGCTGCCGCGCGGCTCTCCCAGGAGCTGGTAGAGCAGCCCGAGGAACGCGGGGAACAGGGGCGGGTGGTACGGGAGCGAGGCCTGGGCTGGCCTGTCCCTCACCCAGTCCAGGGCGTACCCATGGAAGAAGCGGGTGTCTCCATAGAAGAAGATGGAGAACGGCCAGTCCCGGTCCGGCGCGCCCAGCAGGTACAGCAGCCGGAGCAGCAGGCAGAGCAGGAACGTCCCGAAGACGCCCAGGGCGACCGGGTGCCGCGTGCAAAGCTGTCGCGCGCTGAGGAGGAGCCGGCGCATGGACCGGTATCCACCTTATATGGAAGCGCGGGTTCGGTGCAGGATAGGCCCACCATGCCCCATCCCTCCGAGCCCTTCTTCAGCGCTGCCCGGGAGCAACTCGGTCCCGATGTCGTGGACACGACGCCCGAGACGCTGGCGCGCTATGCCGTGAACCTGCTGCCCGTGGGCGCCCTGCCTCCGGCTGGAGTCGTCTACCCAGGCTCGACCGAGGACGTGCAGGCCATCGTCCGGATGGCCAACCAGCACGGCATCCACCTGTGGCCCACGAGCACGGGAGAGAATCGCGGGCTGGGGCTCAAGTCTCCGGTGAAGCCAGGGCAGGTGGTGGTGGACCTGGGGCGGCGCATGAAGCGCATCGTCGAGATCGACGAGACGCTCGCCTATGCCGTGGTGGAGCCCGGCGTCACCTACGCGCAGCTCCATGAAGAGCTGGGCCGGCGCGGGCACAAGCTGATGATGGACACCACCTCCGGTCCGCCCGATGGGGGCATCCTGGGGAACACGCTCGACAAGGGCGCCGGCTACACGCCGTACTTCGACCACTTCGGCATGAGCTGTGGCTTCGAGGTGGTGCTGCCCACGGGGGAGGTGGTGCGCACCTCCGATGGGGCCCTGCCGGGCTCGAAGACGCAGTACCTGTCCAAGTATGGCTACGGCCCGTTCCTCGACGGCCTCTTCATCCAGTCCAACCTGGGCATCGTCACGCGGCTGGGTGTGTGGCTGATGCCCCGGCCTCCCGTGCTGCGCTCCTTCTTCTTCACCTTCCCGGAGGACGAGGACCTGAGCGAGATCATCGAGCTGGTCCGCCCGCTCAAGCTCAACAACGTGGTGCCCACGCTCATCAAGGTGACGAGCGACGTGTACGCGTTCGGGACGGAGGAGACGTACCCCTTCGACAAGACCGGCGGCCGGACGCCGCTACCTCCAGAGGTGCGCAGGGAGCTGCGGGAGAAGCACGGGCTCGGCGCGTGGCTGGTCTCCGGCGCCTTCTACGGGGCCTCGGAGGAGGCCGTGCAGCCGCTGCTCGAGCGGGTGAAGGCCCACTTCC is a genomic window of Hyalangium gracile containing:
- a CDS encoding ATP-binding protein, which codes for MSASTKPQLASDTIEDTTLLRALMEAERVSPEGSLFLSPLRDPEGTITDFECIHSNPAAESILGPTPGGLSGQRLRKLLPERDAVGWLAVLCAAEASGQSVTAELSAARADSRGEGWLHCTAMKLRGFLIARFRDISSSRRTEEALQQTRNRMVEILEGNPGAFFSVDANWNFTYVNERTEEISGTSREQMLGRSLWQMLPLLTAPPRDQAFRRIMAERVPAHFEVQLPPNRWFEVHAYPSGQGMSAFFREIGEQKKLEAERDALLAREYSLRLEAEALAQHRAKELLAAQEKLVQSEKLAVAGQFAAGVGHEINNPLSFVIGNLHFAMEYLGGLSEPLPDTEVLQEPLEALKDARAGAERIRAILTDLKRFARADESLLGPVDVREALEFSISMAMPHIRHRAQVDRRYNPVPTVLGNEAKLGQVFLNLLMNAAQAIPEGDVARHRITITTRMENGRVVVEVSDTGRGMTPEVLERAFQPFFTTRNVGDGMGLGLSICLGLVQSMKGEMSATSRPGVGSTFRVVLPTSTQPAPLLTPMSAARASRPKRVLVIDDEPGIAAVFKRIIGRSHEVVVVQSGREALALLEKDDAFDRIFCDLMMADLTGMDVYEALASRQKDCLDRFVFMTGGSFTERARTFLQTVPFPRIDKPFDPEHIRTLIAQAPPNPGPRA
- a CDS encoding endopeptidase, with translation MRHVAKLLACLALLLSVSSQAIVPPQPTPSTLSSKAFFKPELYLPITNEPLQDMQTRMSAVSASAWNDFFARNGRDFHVYVDPRTGAATAIQGVIPLIPGDGVGNKVTLQSVRQQLGRAVAQVDEAVVADLIVKFIADNAPAIGVDPLHLGEPRVTAVTEHLWHVHIPQQVNGVPVREARVAAVISHGNLILLGTEAWAHPKLSTRPVMSAQQAMGSAGDYLGLFETPGELWKQPTLEIAPLARADVSKGQTFVGSFGQGYTHALVWTYGFQRPGENERWKVTVDAQTNEVLAIEDDNHYLDASITGGVYPSTNIEVCASNETCGTMQPNSPMPWANTGLASPNNYTDGAGVYSYTSGTATTTLSGKYVKIADSCGSVSFSSATGNMNLGGVNGNHDCTTGGGGAGNTAAARSSFYELNKLKEQARGWLPNNTWLQGVLTSNVNLSSTCNAFWNGSTVNFYKSGGGCRNTGEIGAVFDHEWGHGMDDFDSNGTLSNSSEGYADIAAIYRLQTSCVGYGFFHTSDKGCGQTPDGSGYNVNEAQTGAAHCATQCSGVRDADWAKHSDNTPDTPQNHVCPRCSSSTGPCGRQVHCAAAPARQAAWDLVARDLRAAPFNYDSNTAFIVANKIFYQGSGNVGTWHSCDCTAGTSNGCGATNGYMSWLAADDDNGNLNDGTPHMSAIYAAFNRHNIACNTPAPVNSGCAGGPTAAPSATATPGDGQVSLSWTTTSGASQYWVMKTEGFAGCNFGKAKVATVTGTTYTDSEVANGRQYCYSIVGAASNAACYGEASTCVCATPSCTAPSAPALASPASGATGVDFAAVLDWADVSGATYDVQVASDSAFASVVASASGLTASTWTAAPALAANSTFYWRVRAANSCGGASAWSSARSFTTRGCTVLAAPTLSAPANGATGVSATATLDWTDVTGASAYEVQVATDSAFTNVVAANTAAAASTWAVSPALNANTTYYWRARAKDTCGAGTYSGASSFTTANLCTPQVATYNATLKVPSCTAACGCDTGTTAIKGRGTMTSGNETNRPNTLGSTCADGNSGTYQTDESLEQISLKSTDEGTLAPGKQVKVDVRVWCYDSTDRLDLYYATNPTAASPTWTALATSLACPSTRGFYTFSHTFTLNASATGQQALRAGFRYGGSAGTCVSGSYNDRDDLVFTVSAPLAKSTPTKSTPTRATQGRRADR
- a CDS encoding MltF family protein encodes the protein MSSSGFNLSRSRWLLVAVLALSMACERSQPPAPPPPPPVVAKASTPAPEPEDPIFPEAPPPPPPAPPAPPPEPPKATGDLAAIRGGGTLRVLVEGTDEDFLPRQGMPKAQDRALLERFAEKQGLAVEFIQAPAFDQLIPMLREGRGDLIAADLTVTPARAKEIAFTRPLRVVSEFVVGKRGAAELPRKPEQLAGRTVHVRESNSFVDSLRELAQGKASGLVIAPVPESTETEEIVYQVSRGELPLTVADSHLLTAIEAYNPDVERLFPIAEGRQIAWAVRQENPGLKLALDSFITEHVLTEYASERFTGDLAAIRKRGVLRVLTRNNPITYFLHRGEQYGFDFELARAAAEEMGVRLEIVVPPSRDLLIPWLNEGRGDVIAASLTVTPERSAEVAFSRPYLFVEEVLVQRASGPKLASLAELKGQKIHVRASSSYHSTLLALQKTHGPFEIVQEPEDLETEALLDRVAEGEIPFTVADSHLLTAEQSYRDGLEAAFPLPVEGAPASKEGSRGIAFAVRKDATKLRGFLDGFVKKMYRGTLYNMWRKRYFENSRRVTEAKVERVEVSGTLSPYDSIFQSYSSRYGMDWRLMAAQAYQESRFNPKLKSWVGAIGLFQVMPATGRQLGFRKLEDPDEGTHAGVMYMQQLVNRFEPGIPFKHRLRFALASYNAGYGHVQDARRIAREKGWNPDKWFGHVEKAMLLLERPQYYRRARYGYCRGSEPVKYVSEIQNRYVSYVDLIPH
- a CDS encoding ArnT family glycosyltransferase; translation: MRRLLLSARQLCTRHPVALGVFGTFLLCLLLRLLYLLGAPDRDWPFSIFFYGDTRFFHGYALDWVRDRPAQASLPYHPPLFPAFLGLLYQLLGEPRGSAFPYKLSLAVLNSATVAFSFWWWRRVLGTGWSLLAAGLFSASFGWLLLSTTYSNEVLYALFLSATCWLVLQSTRGLTWGAAVLLGAIMGLGSLTRAEHLYLWPFLLAYVAFDRERQVPWKPQLVRWAVAGAVCLAVLAPWSVRNARVLQELNARNPDLEPLPELTLVTVYGPINFAMANNAQATGGFTPDVINQLGVSGNLDVANPAQRRLLLHGYAEGLRWMAEHPGDAAPLLLRKLDRWLDGLSLGLGASDFPSGLRGARPPVDVFVPESTWLKWPLTLLLLLGAALSLRAPHRAFSLFTLVVLHRLLITLAFFGYARGLLAIFPALLPLLLLPAKVLASRRPGLAGKLPALAAAALLLLWLEAGVLALREPRSFSASGTTERTGGKLIQDDWVQIWPKT
- a CDS encoding VOC family protein produces the protein MKVRDIEASKRFYRAVFEALGIPFGGERPGAFWADEFYVSAEEPVTQKMHLAFQAKDRETVHRFHAAALAGGGRDNGGPGERHYHPGYYAAFALDPDGNNIEAVFHGPSRRSAESIVVTPGG